A window from Mixophyes fleayi isolate aMixFle1 chromosome 12, aMixFle1.hap1, whole genome shotgun sequence encodes these proteins:
- the LOC142108322 gene encoding olfactory receptor 6C4-like — protein sequence MTTNTLQAKEQDSLKVSVSKMLETNKTVVQEFILLAFADLHQFQNLLFVIFLLTYITCIMGNVTIIVLVRTEPSLHTTMYFFISVFSALEIMFVSVTVPRLLANLIAADNIISFNGCFTQMYIFGSLGATECYLLAIMVFDRHLAINNPLHYPAIMTHAFCIELAVLPWIMGFIINLIPTIITARLEYCGPNMIHHFFCDLAPLQNLACSDPFISNISTSLTAVFDVVLPFFIIIGFYIHIIITVLKIKNDEGKQKAFSTCTSHLIVASLFYGTAIIVYVKPEVSRYDKYLAFMYTAITPMINPFIYTFRNRDVKNVFMSSINRLIKQGSL from the coding sequence GTATCTGTCAGCAAAATGCTGGAAACAAACAAAACTGTTGTTCAAGAGTTTATTTTATTGGCTTTTGCTGATTTACACCAGTTTCAGAATTTACTATTCGTTATTTTTCTGCTGACCTACATTACATGTATCATGGGGAACGTTACTATAATTGTTCTTGTCAGAACAGAACCTTCTCTTCAtactacaatgtatttttttattagtgtattcTCTGCTTTAGAAATTATGTTTGTGTCTGTCACTGTCCCCAGACTTTTAGCCAATCTAATTGCAGCTGATAATATTATATCTTTCAATGGATGTTTTACCCAAATGTACATCTTTGGCTCCTTAGGTGCCACTGAATGTTATCTTCTTGCAATAATGGTTTTTGACCGACACCTGGCTATTAACAATCCTTTACACTACCCAGCTATAATGACACATGCTTTTTGTATTGAGTTGGCTGTTTTACCATGGATCATgggatttattattaatttaatccccaccatcatcacagCACGTTTGGAATACTGTGGCCCTAATATGATCCACCACTTCTTCTGTGACTTGGCTCCTCTGCAGAACTTGGCATGTTCGGATCCCTTCATTAGCAATATATCTACTAGCTTAACTGCTGTATTTGATGTTGTTCTGCCATTTTTTATAATCATAGGATTCTACATTCATATCATAATAACGGTCTTAAAGATCAAGAATGATGAGGGAAAACAGAAAGCCTTTTCCACATGTACATCTCATCTCATTGTAGCCAGCCTATTTTATGGTACAGCCATCATTGTGTACGTCAAACCTGAGGTTAGCCGTTATGACAAGTATCTTGCTTTCATGTACACAGCAATAACACCTATGATTAACCCTTTTATTTACACCTTTAGAAACAGGGATGTAAAGAATGTTTTCATGAGTTCAATAAACCGTCTTATAAAACAAGGGTCACTGTAA